Part of the Dreissena polymorpha isolate Duluth1 chromosome 12, UMN_Dpol_1.0, whole genome shotgun sequence genome, taagttttgtgtttaggtccatttattccttaagtatcaaagcttttgctttcatacttgcagcacttacttactatcataaggggactgtgcaggcaaagttatataactctgactggcattttgacagaattatgtgccctttttaaacttagaaaattgaaaatttggttaagttttgtgtttaggtccactttattcctacagtatcaaagctattgctttcatacttgcaacacttattaactatcataaggggactgtgcatgcaaagctatgtaactctgactggcatttggacggaattatgggccctttatacttagaaaattgaaaatttggttaagttttgtgtttcggtccactttacccctaaagtatcatatatattgctttcatacttggaacactcacaaactatcataagggtacagtaaaaggacaagttgcataactctggttgtcatttttacggaattatggcccttttttgacttagtaattttaaatatatggttaaattttgtccactttacttctaaagtatcaaggctattgctttcaaacttcaaatactttcatgctatcatgaggttactgtacctggcaagttgaattttaccttgacctttgaatgaccttgactctcaaggtcaaattattaaattttgctaaaattgccataacttctttatttatgattagatttgattgatactttgacaaaactactcttacctgacataccccaatagactccacccaaaccatccccctaGCCCTCCTCCCCCTCCTCACCCCCTAATtttgtttaagatcatctcacaaatgaccaccacaccctcacactataccccatcccccacccccacccccccccaaaaaaaaaattattttttttgaaccggttaaaaaacacaaatatttatttttttatttttttgaaataccgtccaaccatcgcacccaagaatcccctcccccccccccccacccccgacccccgaaattatttttttttgcatttttttcccccgcatttttgaaagataatgtgataaatgtccacacccccacactatacacccttcttcactccacccctccctcgtttgtgattgaaattgagggtctcttcacctttaaaaagaaaatagatgagcagtctgcacccgcaaggcggtgctcttgtttttttctgGGATTTGTTTTAGTATGATACTGCTGCATTTGCAAATATAAGTGACTTTttagaaatttaatttaaaccacatCATTATTGTTAACGTTTGTTCCgaacgctaaccattctgaccaaatttttacAAAACCGCGATCacgtagaagcgagttattttattcctatggaagttttctagtatgcatgacaaacacaagatccaaaatgcgttttggtctcgttcgatgttttaacaaatattttactgttaaataaaatgccacgtccgacttgtcattaaaatccagagagtgaaaagaaatgcacatccacataatgctctctttcaatttatctaaatgttttttaaaccacatacacatgtatgctcttttttattcttatcgaagtttacaataatgcatgacaaacaaacaatcctaaatacgttttgcatttgatgatgctttgaataaataatttactgttaaaaacaaatcacgttcatatgtcgtcgctaattctatcgaaaatgcgtttaaactatgtgtcgtattctgagaaaactgggcgtaatgcatgtgcgtacagtgtcgtcccagattagcctgtgcagtttgcacaggcttatgagggtcgacactttccgccttaattgtatttttgctaagaagagacttcatttaaacgaaaaatgtcataacaaagaaaagtgtcgaccctgtttagcctgtgtggactgtatgttaaatattttgaggttaaactagtttttttcgtcactgaaatgaccacacacgatatacgtcacaaatctcctaatttaaaattaaagcgcagaaggcaatgcaaaattaataaaacattatcttatgaaaaggaatgaagatgtttcgattcaagatttataaatttaaagaaaaagattttatgttagtcaattgtgttttgctatgagcGGGGATGTCcgaataactgtaaacttttgctgatcaagtcattcatgctattattatacagaattgcagtttacctacatatttttcaaaaggtcagatagcgtattgggtagagcaacccaggccggtatcattagatggctcatgggtaggttcgggttcgaatcccgatctgaacttcgtaggtaaacttgtgattgcaaggctggaaactgatagtgtgacaatttgttttgggcggggttttgggctaacagttcagttcatcagttcgtAAGGCcacatgaaaccgtttaatatggcctgtttgttgtttaattgctgattaacatatttgacacaaatcgtgcagtcccgctttaactccttatttatgttggctatattgcactttaccggtacgctgccatcatggattccgtaatttgcgcaacttaacactaattataagggcttgggttatagtgcgtaccggtaaagtgcaattgccccggactgtttagttgctcttatccgcagttggtattcgaaccatatatacttcagatgtgttccgacataaggtgattttatctattttacaaacagcagcttttgtgggcttttaaaaaaaaatgaagttatttagttacaaggactgttctgttgctcttatctgcagttggttttcgatccatatatgtttcttccagatttgtgcaaaataagggtttatcTGAACTAAACAGTCGGCAAAatatcaccattttacaaacggaagcttttgtgggcttttcaaaaattgcctcgtgtgaccttttgaactgacaatataccgttctaaatcataaaacaatttcaatgaaatgtacatgtaattctttggaaaagtttttctaagcaagttaatcatgctattcaacagaattgcagtttacccatatattttcaaaaggtcagaatagcttaattggtagagcaacccaggccggaatcatatcttattcagttggctaatgggtggtttcgggttcgaatcccgatctgaccttcgtaagtaaattgtggttgcaaggctggcaacggatagtatgacaatctgttttgggcggggttttagGCTAACAGTTCACTTCATTAGGTCACATGACACCCTTGattatggcccgtttgttgttgaattgctgattaaagtaatacttgaaagttcatttccttattttttataacagtctttacgaactccaggttcttttaggaagtgcctttaatgatttaatagtaattcaaatattatctgtatataagttgtgtgttagtttcttcacggtgcgtatattgtatattgtcatctagagtccgtggtttcttctattacagattaattgagctcgctttgatgcatcgccttatttcatatcatgctttctcacatttttttttacatatttagaaacagtggaagaaaaccataacaacggtaccaaaaatgtatggtcggttagaaaaaggatgcttttatagccccttttagcttttccgtgttttcctcaagacattgttttgtgtacaaaataaaaacggtatttttcggtcaactttgaccgcgatttacaggttggcactgaccctgccataaaatattttcacatggttagaaactgtggaggttcttctttgcaacggtaccattataattaatatcgaattaataataatctttttataacccctttctccttttcagggttttctttacggcatttgcgtgtgtaaaaaaaacgttaaaacaggccgactttgtccgcgatttacaggccgactctgaccctgccataaactattttatatattattagaaactgtggaggatcttctttacaatgGTACCAtcataattaatatcggacgaataatagtgcatatataaccatttatatcggttccgggttttctttacggcatttgcgtgtgtaaaagaaacgttaaaacaggccgactttgtccgcaatttacaaGCCgtctacgaccctgccataaaatattttgacatggttagaaactgtagaggatcttctttacaacggtaccattataattaatatcggacgaataataatgcatttataaccatttatatcggttccgggttttctttacggcatttgcgtgtgtaaaaaaaaacgttacaaaaggccgactttgtccgcgatttacaggccgactacgaccctgccataaaatattttgacatggttagaaactgtagaggatcttctttacaacggtaccattataattactATCGgacaaaaaataatgcatttataaccatttatatcggttccgggatttcttttcggcatttgtgTGTGtacaaaaaaacgttaaaacaggccgactttgtccgtaatttacaggccgactacgaccctaccataaaatattttgatatggttagaaactgtagaggatcttctttacaacggtaccattataattaatatcggacgaataataatgcatttataaccatttatattggttccgggttttacctaaaagatttccgggttttccggatatttccgggttttatacctgcccgTTGTGATTTATGGGTTTAGTGGATTGTAACCCTGAGCGATTATTACGAGTTGGTAAGATCTGTGTTCTTGGCGCGAATCGGTCTCTTTCTGGCAGGAATTCATTGAGATTAGACGTTGATTACTAACAGTTCTTTTATTAACCTTATTTGCGGGATCACTCAGTTTACTCTGTTACGTTCATTGTTACTAGttaatagtttacagttctaaATACTTAGTTTCTAGCAAACTCTAAGGAATAGAGTAAAGAAATTACTTCATTGGCGACGAggaaaaagaaacacaaattcaaAGAAGAAATTCGTGTTAATTTTCAAAAGTTAGGACATTTCTCATTGAGTTCAGGATTGATTGGGGAGAAAGAGGGTTATTAAGTGAATACTTACAGTGGGTTAGCATACAGTAAATTTGGGGTATTTTTCATAGCAAAGTCAAATCCTTAATTTTACGGGTGCGGTTAATATTATTTCtcattaattaaaacattttgagtGTAATATTGGATTTGTTCGTCGGACGGCATCTGTACTTGTCTTTGACGGACGGAAAAGGGACGGACATTGCCGGACGGACAGTGACGTTCATTTCACTGGAGCGCATCGGCGTGTTGTGCTCATTGATTTGATTTTCAGGCGCTGTTGTAGGTAAGACTGGTTATTGTTTACCTGTTCTGTTTGCGGTTTTGCAATCAGGGTTTTCTGTGTATTTGGTACATTAATGCACAGGAAGGGTCTAAACGCCATTGTTAAGTAATTGTTGGTTTGGGGTAAGACAAACCTGCATTACTGGTTCTGTTGGCGTGATTTATCTGGCTTTCAAGCTTTAACGTGCATGCTTATTAtcaatttgttaatttaattgcatggttattggaattttatttttCAGGTACATCTGTTAACTTGCTCTAATTGTTAGCCTGTGTTTGTTGACATTTGCACCATTTTCTATGGTGGGCTGTAATTGTCTGaaattcatgtaaacaattcTTTGGGGTACCTTTAGGGGCATTTAAGGTGGGCTAAAGTGGTCATAAGTACTTTGTACATTCACCTTTGTATAGTAGGCCATTAATGTCATAGATATTGTTGACTATTTGTCATTTATGTTGACATTTGCACTGTTTTCTATGGTGGGCTTTTAGTGACTAAAATTCATGTAAGCAACTCTATGGGGTACCTTTTTGGGGAATTTAAGGTGGGTTATAGTGGTCATATAGATTGTGTGCATGTATATTTGTATGGTGGGCCATCATGGTCATAGATATTGTTTACTGTTTGTgtcatttgaataaaaatatttaaaaggatTAAAGGGTATTGAGTGTGATTGAGGATTGTTTTATTAATCTTATTCAATACTGTGAAAATTCTAAAATGTCAATACGCATAAATTTTGCGGATGTGGAAGAGTTAATGGCTTTACCTGGAGTGTCTGAAAAGCAGGCACGCGACATTGTGAGGAAACGGAAAAAGCATGGTTATCTCGACATGCATATGTTAAGCGAGATATTGGATGATGAAACTTCTGACATGTTCGGTCAGATTGATTTCAGCAAGGAAGACATGGCGGATGATAATGTTGTATCTGAAGGTGAACAACAAGACGGCAAGCAAGGGATTGCGGGCTTCCAGTTGCCCCATCATGTCCACAAAGGAGATGAACAACAAGATGGCAAGGAAGGGATTGCGGGCTTCACATTGCCCCATCCCGTCCAGAAACTGATGAGTTTAGCAGAAGTTGTATCTCCTAAGAAAGAGAAAGGGATTGTGGGCTTCCAGTTGCCCCATCCCGTCCAGGAACTGATGAGTTTAGCAGAAGTTGGATCTCCTACGAAAGAGAAAGGGATTGCGGGCTTCCAATTGCCCCATCCCGTCCAGAAATTGATCAGTTCTGCAGAAGTTTGATCTCTTAAGGAAGAGAAAAATACGGAACTTGAGTTTATTTGCGACTCAGCTGTCCGTAAAGCCGAAGGTCCTCAAAAATGCCCTGCAAGGTAATCTGGAGCTAGCAGATAGCCTACCGGATCCTCCTGTTAGTAAGAACAATAAAAACCCATCTGTCAACACGAAGCCGGGTCCTGGTATAAGCGTTGTCACTAAAGTTCAGAAAGATGTGACCCGACTTGATCAAGAAGACAGGGAGTACCATGAAAAAAGGCGATATGAGTCTGATACGACTCATCACAGTGTCAGGCATAAAGAAAGACGCGAGCGCCGTTCAAGAGAAAGAGGTGAGCGCCGTGGCAGTAAAGAAAGGCGTCATAACTCTAGTGACAGAGGCTATTCCCCAAAAAGGTCGCATCGGTCTCCGTCCAGAAGACGTGAGGAAAAGAAAGAGTATTACAGGAGGAGAAGTAGTTCGGATGATCGCTTACCAGAAGAGGACCGGAGAAGGTCGTCCGGTGGAAGACGTAGACAAAGGTCGCGAGACAATGATAGTGATAGGGATCACTCAAGACGTCGCTCTGATCATCGGAGTAGCCACAAACGCAGGTCCAAGTTTTATTACACGGACAGTGACTCAGACTCTGAGAGAGAGTATAGGACACGCAGGAGAAGAGAAGAAAAGAGGGGTAATCCAGCGAAACTCCCTAAGAACTTAAGATTTGATGGAAAGTCTAGTTggctttcttttaaacaaaagtttGACAGTTACAAAAGTGTAAATTCATGGAATGATAGTGAAAGTAGAGACTATCTCAATTGGTGCTTGGAAGGGAAGGCATTGGATTTTTTCGCCATCACGACACAGATGGGcgatatgttttcattttctgaaatTAGAAAAATGGAAGGTCGATTTGGTGACAAAGAGTTGACAAAACCAGTAGAGTGAAGTTTCAGCAGGCAATGCAGAAAGCAGAAGAGTCCCTGGAGGATTGGGCTGATAGGGTGTTGACCTTGGCAACTCCTGCTTTCCGAAACCTGCCAGAAAAGCACTGCATGCAGGAGGCAATTTCTAAGTTTTGCCACGGATGTGTCGACAGGGAAGCAGGAAATCATGCTTGTTTTGAGCGTCCCCGTGCGATGCAGGAGGCGGTGGACTTAGTAAGGCATCATCAATATGTCACACAAGCTGTAGATGGCAACCGAAAATCAAAGTACGCTGTGAATGCTGTGTCGGAT contains:
- the LOC127852478 gene encoding uncharacterized protein LOC127852478 encodes the protein MQKAEESLEDWADRVLTLATPAFRNLPEKHCMQEAISKFCHGCVDREAGNHACFERPRAMQEAVDLVRHHQYVTQAVDGNRKSKYAVNAVSDEDDRMSRLEKMVERLTSTVQSFSQRKTFSQPRSPGSPLLCFRCGEEGHFKRDCTQPQKTTTKNWGKSGDGRSPLNSNGQMASANPDRPKK